GGATCTGTTTTACAATCGATACTTATTAACGGAGAGTTCTCAATCCATCTGGTATCTCTTCATCCAAAGGTGGGAGCTCCTCTTCCGGTGAGGCTTACTGACAAAAGATGATCGTACAATTTCCACCTTTTCGAATGCTCATTCCGTGAAAGAACGAAGCCAAACAAAAGGAGGGAGTTACATGGAATTAACAATCAGAAATCTATGGCTCAGAGTCGAAAGCTCGATTTGACCTCCACAcccacagccttttgtgggagagagctCTATGAAAGGGAAATGTTCTTTGACAAATTTGttcgagttttttgaagatgtaacttgcAAAAtagaccagcatggattgaggattggtcaccggtcagaaaacagagagaaggagTAAATGCGTCGGTTTCAGTTTGGCAGTTTGTGTCCAGTGGGCTATCGCAAGGATCggagcttgggcctcagttattcagGATATACAATCAATGATTTGGTTCATGCGACCAAATGTAATCTATCCACGTTTGTTTAAGATACAAAACTAGGTATTCGCTCGATTTTAGaatatgagaggcgacctcattgatTTTTTTTGCAAGATTCTTACAGGTCCTGAAATGGTTGGTGCAggtaggatgtttcctctggctgggaaattTGGAACAGCGATCACAGTCTCGGATTAAAGGGCCggacatttagcactgagatgaggagaaatgtcttcattgagATGGTTGAGGATCccaggaattctctacaccagagggcagtggaggctcagtcgttgagcagattcaaggtggagatcgatagattttttgatattaagtgaatcaaagaACATAGGGATAGTGCGGGCAGGTGGAATTGAAGTAGAGGATCAGCCAATGTCTTGTGGAATGGTGGAGGAAGCTCCATGGAACAACAGGCgtatacctgctcctatttcttatgttcttatattccagaTCTCCATTACTCTCCTATCAAAATGTGCTCCCCGATTTCgctcttaaatggcctacctctaatGTTAAGACCATGTCCCCTTGTTCATGATCCCCCCAGCCGAGCaactagtttctctgtatctacgctATCGAATCATTTCTAcgttttaaacacctttatcaaatcatcCCTCAATTTGCTTCTTAATACATAACTAATTATCGAGAAGTGAAACATTATTTGTAGAAAGGATTGTGAGTCTGTGGAGTGCACATGTCCAGAGAATCAGATTTAATACCAGGATTAAATCTAAAGAATTAGGACAATGCAATAGAACAGTGTAGCGATTTGGATAAAAATACGCAGAATGACAGGAAGGAACAGCAAgcttaatggtagcagtgcaggaGAGAATAAGGTACAAGTAGGAAATAATGGTAACAAAACTAAAGTAAAGGCTCTCTGTATGAATGCATGTTGCATTCGTAATAGGAGTAGGACAAAGGCCACCGAACAGTAGCTGTACTGCTGGACAGAATTTTAATCAATAAATAGGAGGAGCGTGtagcaaaggtaatacaataatcgtgGGAGAATTctaacatatctaactccctcttgaatatatccaatgaactggcatcaacaactctctgcgatagagaataccacaggttaacagctctctgagtgaagaagttgttccgtcctaaatggcctaccccttatccttacactgtgtcccttggttctggacttccccaacatcgggaacattcttcctgcatctaacctgtccagtcccatcagaattttttaatgtttcgatgagatcccctctcatttttctaaattccagtgagtataagccgagccgatccattctttcctcatatgtcagtcctgccatcctgggaatcagtctagtgaaccttcgctgcactccctcaatagcaagcacgtccttcctcagattaggagaccaaaactgcacacaatacacaatactcaagatgtggtctcaccaaggccctgtacaactgcagcagacTGTAATACAGActgtctcccccaaccccacatagGCTGTGGGAAAAACTGTCTCCCCTTCAACCCCCATTCAGACTGTGGGACAAtctgtctcccccacccccacacagacTGTAGGAAAACCTGTCCCCTGTCTCGCCACAATGTTTAGACAAAATATTTGTGTTGTTTTATAGAGGTCCGCAATGTTTTTCTCGCACAGGAGTAAGGCTGAGTAGCAACAGTTTGAGATCCATGAGCTTTCGGGCTAGAATGAGTTCCGATGACACAAGTGTTCAGatgtttctattttttaattaatttaacaATAACATTGAGTGGGTATTGCGTCGTTTTCTTcagctcctctctgaatttcgcCTGAGTAATGACATAGATACATGTGTTTGTGCAGGAACTGAGAAGCTGTAGCATGACTCCAGTCCTTTCAGCGATGTATAGAGGGTCGTGCGTGGAATAATCATAAGTGTTTGTAATTCGCTGATACGTGTAAAACATAATTTCAGTCAGCCACAACAGTATGAAAGTGCCGGATATACTGAAGAGTAAAACGATGGATTTCCtccggttctccatctctggatccTGCTGATGTTCTCCATTGCTGTGATCGCGGAGTCccctgcggactctgctggccactaaaatgtgcctggctgtgaggacatTGAACAGCAAAACAAAACCGAAAGGGAGGCACGGGGTTACAATATAAAACGTTAATTCAAATGCTGCCCACGCGGGGGAGATATAAAAGATGGGTTTTCTCGTGCAGCCCCAAGGCACAGTTCCAATGATAAGCTGCGGTTGATATGTAAAGTACCAGGGTACAGATTTGAAACAGCCCAGCACACACACTGTTCCTATAACCACAGCTGCCGTTCTCTCGCTGCAATAACTCGTTCTCAGCTTCTGAcagcaaatggccacaaatcgatcgacgGTGAAAGCAACTGTGAGCCAGACAGAAATCACGGTTGTTGCAAAAACCAACACAATATTCAGAGAACAGACGTAATGAATGGAGAGGACAGAACGTGGGAAGAAAAGGTCTGCTAATCGCCACATCAGCACCTCGGTGACGAGGACCAGGAGatctgccgctgccatggccaccatatATCGGCTGATACATTTGGAGAGGCCGCACTTTCCTCGAGAAAGGACGAAAATCGCCATCACATTAACTGCAAGAAAACGACATCATCAGATTAGTGGGATGGTGTGCGGAATTAAGAGCACAGTTCTTCCATCGAATAGAGAAAACTGACTCCTTTATGGCACAGGTCCTTTCACAACTCCTGACAATGAGATCTCCAGCACATTTCTGCCGATCTGACCAGAATCCCCGACCCGGCCATTAAAGGGAGACTGAGATGCTTATCCCGACAGTGAAAGGTGCGATCCCAATAGGGAATGAGGAGGGGGAAAGGGCCAATGCAGACTGGGCTAGAGCTGTGACGACTGCAGACAGGAGGGGCTGAGAGAATCAATAGGCAGAGGCGTGTGAGGTCCAATCCAAACAAAGGAAGGGCCAAAGATTGCTGCAGTCAGATGAGGGGGACATCCAATCCAGGTACGGGGAGGGTGAGGGAcgaatggagacagaggagggtagaTTCAATGCAGACCTGTCTAGTTTGGCGGTGACTAATACAAATAGTGTAAGGCTGGGGGTCCAAATCAAACCAGGGAAGTGTGCCAGACAAATAGAGATAGAGGAGGGTGGGGGTACCATGCAGCTCCTGGAAGAAAGTGGACCAATGCAGTCAGTGGAGCTTTGGGGCTATTGCAGACAGTAAGGGCTAGGGGTCCAATGCCTAAAATAAAGTGGCCGGTCCAATGCAAACAGTGAAGAGAGAGGTTCCAATTCAAGCAGCGAAGTTTGAGGGTCCAATGCAAACAGTGAAGGGTGAGGGTCCAATGGAGTGAGTGAAGGGTGAGGGTCAAATGCATACACTGAATGTTGAGGGTCCAATGCATACACTGAATATTGAGGGTCCAATGCATACACTGAATGTTGAGCGTCCAATGGAGACAGTGTATGTTGAGAGTCCAATGGATACAGTAGATGTTGAGGGTCCAATGCCGACAGTGGATGGTGAGGGTCCAACAGAATCAGCTCAATCATTGAAGCAATCAGTAATGCAAAACTCAGCTCACACACGAAGCTGAGGAAAGTTCAGCCaagactcagcgccctcccaggctCGGTCTTGTGCTTGGTTTTATTATTGAAAATCAATTTTGCATCAACAAAAATAACATTGATATAATGGCATATCATTTAATTTCAAACCGGTCTGCAGACATAATGTGCTTCTATTCCAAGTATAAACACCTAGAGAGCAGTTACTCCGAGGACTACCGAGCAATGGTAGAAATTGATCGCTGGCTGCAATAGTTAAACTGCTGGTCAATGAATAATGAGGAACTCTATCAAAGGTTGTAAAGTGCACTGTCATGTAGCTACTGAAATTAATTTGTTGCGTGCAGAACAGTTATTGATGCGTAGTACAATACAAAACAGCCCAAAAAAAAGCCTGCAGCACAGATGTGGAAACTTACTCTGGATCAGTGCTCAGTCTGGGCAGGAGAATATAACCTGGTCCACAGAGAATCAATACATGTCGAATACCGTTCCTTTCCTGAAGTTCCAGGGACTATAATCGGCTAACACTGCTCCTAACATGGAGATTAACGAGGCAGTAATCTGTGAACACCACTCATTTAATACTCGCTTGGAGAAGCATACGCGAGGAAGAGACTGTCATTGACAATTCGTTAAATGCAAATTCTCTCTGACTAACCTGATTCAGTTATTTGATGAAGTGGCAGAGAGCAGAGACAGAAATCCGCGAATGCTCACTTATCCTATAGTTCCATAGACAATAATCTGCTCAGAAAGCTCCTGTCCTGCAAATCTGGAGTCAATTATCAGTTTGACATTTATCCTATCTTCTTGATCCAGAGACAGtaattacagccttggcccaaacatggacaaaagagctatatTCCAGAGGTATGGTGCGAGTGagtgtccttgacatcaaagcagcatttgaccaaggaACCCAAGTAAAACTTAAGGCGCTGGAAATTAGTGTGGAAACTGTCCGCTGGCTGGAGTCAAccgagcacaaagaaagatggtcgcGATTGTTGGAGGTCCATCATCACACTCCCAGGACAACgcagcaggagttcctcggggcagtgtccaaggccctaccatcttcagctgcttcatcaatgagcctccctccatcataaggtcagaagcggggaagtttgctgatgactgtacagtgttcagttccatttccaACACCTCAGCCCATGTCCGTATGCAccaagacctgggcgacattcagcCTAGGGCTGTAAAGTGGCAAATGACATTTGTgtcacagaagtgccaggcaatacctatctccaacaagagaaaggatAGCCAACACTCCTTGACTGTCAGcgtcattaccatcactgaattaaTCACCATCAACATCCAGCGAGGTCtctgttgaccagaaacttaactggaccagctacataccgACTGTGGGCACAGGAACAGTCAACATTCAAGGAGCTcagactatccaggacaaagcttgaATGCCtcatgggccacttccttaaacatTTAGTCCCTCCACCTCCGGCTCACCGTGGCTGCTGTCTGTACCACCGACAAGCTGCACTAAACACTGCACAAAGGCTTCTTCgagagcacctcccaaacctgcgacctctgccaAATGGAAAGACAAGgaaagcaggtgcatgggaaaaccGCTCCaaacacacaacatcctgacttgtatATATTGCCATTGTTCattttcgctgggtcaaaatcgtggatctCCCATGGTAAAAGCACTGTGGAACTTTGTTCCCCACACAGTATCTGGGACTTCGAAAtgacggctcactaccaccttctcaaaagAAATTAGGAATGGGAAATAAATCCGGCCTCGTCAACGACACCCACAACCCATGATCGAAAAATAACTCTGCTCACACTGCTCTCCTATTCTGGAAAAGCAGGGACACTAATCAGCTAATACTGTTCCTATCCTGGAGATTAAGATTCAATAATCAACTAACATTGTTCCCAGACTGGAAATCCAGAAACAATAATCCACTGTCACTGGTCCTATCCTGGAGATACAGAGACAATAATCCACTGTCACTGGTCCTATCCTGGAGTTACAGAGACAATAATCCACTGTCACTGGTCCTATCCTGGAGATACAGAAACAATAATCCACTGACACTGGTCCTATCCTGGAGATACAGAGACAATAATCCACTGACACTGGTCCTATTCTGGAGATACAGAGACAATAATCCGCTGTCACTGGTCCTATCCTGGAGTTACAGAGACAATAATCCACTGACACTGGTCCTATCCTGGAGATACAGAGACAATAATCCACTGACATTGGTCCTATCCTGGAGATACAGAGACAATAATCCACTGACATTGGTCCTATCCTGGAGTTACAGAGACAATAATCCACTGTCACTGGTCCTATCCTGGAGATACAGAGACAATAATCGACTGTCACTGGTCCTATCCTGGAGATACAGAAACAATAATCCACTGACACTGATCCTATCCTGGAGATACAGACACAATAATCCA
This genomic stretch from Pristiophorus japonicus isolate sPriJap1 chromosome 27, sPriJap1.hap1, whole genome shotgun sequence harbors:
- the LOC139239351 gene encoding probable G-protein coupled receptor 139; the encoded protein is MGQDFIPVRLIESIYYPILAAFGVVVNVMAIFVLSRGKCGLSKCISRYMVAMAAADLLVLVTEVLMWRLADLFFPRSVLSIHYVCSLNIVLVFATTVISVWLTVAFTVDRFVAICCQKLRTSYCSERTAAVVIGTVCVLGCFKSVPWYFTYQPQLIIGTVPWGCTRKPIFYISPAWAAFELTFYIVTPCLPFGFVLLFNVLTARHILVASRVRRGLRDHSNGEHQQDPEMENRRKSIVLLFSISGTFILLWLTEIMFYTYQRITNTYDYSTHDPLYIAERTGVMLQLLSSCTNTCIYVITQAKFREELKKTTQYPLNVIVKLIKK